In Nitratireductor basaltis, the following are encoded in one genomic region:
- a CDS encoding heme lyase CcmF/NrfE family subunit gives MSVELGHFALVLAFALALVQAVVPLVGAKLNHDKLMAVGGPVALTSCALVAISFAVLVSAYVQSDFSVANVWENSHSAKPLIYKISGTWGNHEGSMLLWVLILVLFGSLVALFGRNLPASLRANVLSVQGLVAAAFLLFILATSNPFARLVPAPIEGQDLNPILQDVGLAIHPPLLYLGYVGFSISFSFAVAALIDGRIDAAWARWVRPWTLVAWIFLTGGIAMGSYWAYYELGWGGFWFWDPVENASFLPWLSGTALLHSAIVMEKRSALKIWTVLLSILTFSLSLLGTFLVRSGVLTSVHAFATDPARGVFILMLLILFIGGALALFALRAGTLAPGGLFQPISREGALVVNNLLLTTAAATVLIGTLYPLALEAVTGEKVSVGPPFFNLTFLPLIFPLMMLVPFGPLLAWKRGDIWAVSQHLFAAFTIALGCGAAVLLFMDRATLAAALGIALGFWLIFGAVTDIALKAGLPKAGFGTALQRLWKLPRSIKGTALAHAGLGVMALGLVSVTTLEIERIVVLKPGETVEVGDYRLRLDGIQPFTGPNFTEDQARFRLFASDGTARGTVVSAKRFYAVRGVPTTEAGIRTLGLSQLYVSIGEVTEDGGLVVRAWWKPWVTLIWLGALVMMIGGTLSLLDRRLRVGAPMPRRKARLVVE, from the coding sequence ATGAGCGTCGAACTCGGTCATTTCGCCCTTGTCCTGGCTTTTGCCCTTGCGCTTGTTCAAGCGGTTGTGCCGCTCGTGGGCGCCAAGCTGAACCATGACAAGCTGATGGCCGTCGGCGGACCGGTGGCCCTGACCTCATGTGCGCTTGTGGCGATATCATTCGCAGTGCTTGTGAGCGCCTATGTTCAGTCGGATTTTTCCGTTGCGAATGTCTGGGAAAATTCTCATTCGGCAAAGCCGCTGATCTACAAGATCAGCGGCACCTGGGGAAACCATGAGGGCTCCATGCTGCTCTGGGTCCTGATACTCGTTCTGTTCGGTTCGCTGGTGGCACTCTTCGGCCGTAACCTGCCGGCAAGCCTTCGCGCAAATGTGCTGTCGGTTCAGGGCCTGGTCGCTGCTGCATTTCTGCTTTTCATCCTCGCGACCTCCAACCCCTTTGCCCGGCTCGTACCTGCGCCGATCGAGGGACAGGATCTCAACCCGATACTGCAGGATGTCGGTCTGGCTATCCATCCGCCGCTTCTCTACCTCGGCTATGTCGGATTCTCCATCTCCTTCTCCTTCGCGGTTGCTGCCCTCATCGATGGTCGCATTGATGCGGCATGGGCGCGATGGGTGCGGCCCTGGACGCTGGTCGCCTGGATTTTCCTCACCGGCGGTATCGCGATGGGGTCTTACTGGGCCTATTATGAATTGGGCTGGGGCGGGTTCTGGTTCTGGGATCCGGTGGAGAACGCCTCTTTCCTGCCTTGGCTGTCGGGCACCGCACTCTTGCATTCTGCCATCGTCATGGAGAAGCGTTCCGCGTTGAAGATCTGGACCGTTCTCCTGTCGATCCTCACATTTTCCCTGTCGCTGCTCGGCACCTTCCTGGTGCGTTCAGGCGTTCTCACATCGGTTCATGCCTTCGCCACCGATCCGGCACGCGGCGTATTCATCCTGATGCTGCTGATCCTGTTCATTGGCGGCGCATTGGCACTCTTTGCACTGCGCGCAGGCACGCTGGCACCGGGCGGGCTGTTTCAGCCGATATCCCGTGAAGGCGCGCTTGTCGTGAACAATCTGCTTTTGACGACGGCCGCAGCCACGGTTTTGATCGGCACGCTCTACCCGCTCGCGCTGGAAGCCGTGACGGGGGAGAAGGTCTCGGTTGGCCCACCCTTCTTCAATCTGACATTCCTGCCCCTGATCTTCCCACTCATGATGCTTGTACCGTTCGGTCCGCTGCTGGCCTGGAAACGGGGGGACATCTGGGCGGTGAGCCAGCATCTTTTCGCGGCTTTTACCATAGCGCTTGGATGTGGTGCGGCGGTCCTGCTGTTCATGGACCGCGCCACCCTAGCCGCAGCGCTTGGCATTGCGCTCGGCTTTTGGCTGATTTTCGGCGCGGTCACCGACATTGCCCTGAAGGCAGGCTTGCCCAAAGCCGGTTTTGGCACGGCACTGCAACGCTTGTGGAAACTGCCGCGCTCAATCAAGGGCACGGCTCTGGCCCATGCGGGTCTGGGCGTGATGGCGCTTGGGCTGGTCAGCGTGACGACGCTCGAGATCGAGCGCATCGTGGTTCTGAAACCGGGGGAGACGGTCGAGGTGGGGGACTACCGCCTGCGGCTTGACGGCATCCAACCCTTCACCGGTCCCAATTTTACCGAAGATCAGGCGCGCTTTCGACTGTTCGCAAGCGATGGCACGGCGCGCGGGACGGTCGTTTCCGCCAAGCGCTTCTACGCAGTGCGCGGTGTGCCCACCACCGAAGCCGGAATCAGAACGCTTGGCCTGAGCCAGTTATATGTATCCATCGGCGAGGTCACCGAGGACGGCGGACTGGTGGTGCGCGCCTGGTGGAAGCCGTGGGTGACGCTGATCTGGTTGGGCGCGCTCGTGATGATGATTGGAGGGACACTGTCGCTTCTCGATCGGCGTCTGCGCGTCGGCGCGCCGATGCCGCGACGCAAGGCGCGGCTGGTCGTGGAGTGA
- the ccmE gene encoding cytochrome c maturation protein CcmE: MTRKQKRLSVIGAGMAFLALAAGLTFYALGQQTSYFYMPADLLAKKLGDDERIRLGGLVQDGSVVRNEGAETRFAVSDSENAINVVYTGILPDLFRENQGVVTEGRFRADGVFVADTVLAKHDETYMPREVADRLKEQGVWQEEEGN, translated from the coding sequence GTGACACGCAAGCAGAAACGTCTGTCTGTAATTGGTGCCGGCATGGCCTTCCTGGCGCTTGCTGCCGGTTTGACCTTCTATGCGCTCGGCCAGCAGACATCCTACTTCTACATGCCCGCAGACCTGCTGGCGAAGAAGCTTGGCGACGACGAGCGCATTCGACTGGGCGGTCTGGTTCAGGATGGATCAGTGGTGCGCAACGAAGGCGCTGAAACGCGTTTCGCGGTCAGCGATAGCGAGAATGCCATCAATGTCGTCTATACCGGCATTCTGCCCGACCTGTTTCGCGAAAATCAGGGCGTGGTGACGGAAGGACGCTTTCGGGCCGACGGCGTATTCGTGGCCGACACGGTGCTTGCCAAGCATGACGAGACCTATATGCCCCGTGAGGTGGCTGATAGGCTGAAAGAACAGGGCGTCTGGCAGGAAGAAGAGGGCAACTGA
- the ccmI gene encoding c-type cytochrome biogenesis protein CcmI: protein MMFWTITALITLLAALAVMRPFLRAQTHETRHGEHALEVYRDQLEELERDVQSGLISRDEAMEARAELGRRILQVDDEGTSAGTRLGKDRIARAVAIAAVLFVPVASWGIYGVLGSPEVPAQPLSARQDADPSQASIQELVARAEAQLAQRPDDVRGWQALAPIYARLGRFGDAANAYRRILALEGEDATIYALLGEALVGGAQGVVQAEAEKAFSAALELDPENPRARFYLALALAQEGREEEAGQRLQALSEDLPADSPWLAAARSAMAGLTPGGAQPEAGPLRANAEQQAMIESMVSGLDQRLRENPEDPEGWQRLLRSLSVLGRKEAAQDALDRAIAALGPDSKDAQSIRDYAETLPIFGEE from the coding sequence ATGATGTTCTGGACCATTACAGCGCTGATCACGCTTCTGGCTGCTCTTGCCGTCATGCGCCCGTTTCTGCGTGCGCAGACGCACGAGACCCGCCACGGCGAACACGCGCTCGAAGTGTATCGCGATCAGCTGGAAGAACTCGAACGCGATGTGCAAAGCGGTTTGATCTCCCGTGACGAGGCTATGGAGGCGCGTGCGGAACTGGGACGTCGCATTCTGCAGGTGGATGACGAAGGAACTTCCGCCGGCACACGTCTTGGCAAGGACAGGATTGCGCGAGCCGTGGCGATTGCTGCCGTGCTGTTCGTTCCTGTCGCAAGCTGGGGAATTTATGGCGTCCTCGGCTCGCCTGAAGTGCCCGCGCAGCCCCTATCGGCACGTCAGGATGCAGATCCCTCACAGGCAAGCATTCAGGAGCTTGTCGCGCGCGCCGAGGCGCAGCTTGCCCAGCGGCCCGACGATGTGCGCGGCTGGCAGGCGCTTGCGCCTATCTACGCAAGGCTTGGGCGCTTCGGTGATGCCGCCAATGCCTATCGGCGAATTCTCGCCCTGGAAGGCGAGGACGCAACGATATATGCGCTTCTGGGCGAAGCGCTGGTCGGAGGGGCACAAGGAGTGGTTCAGGCAGAGGCCGAAAAGGCTTTCAGCGCGGCGCTGGAGCTTGATCCGGAAAACCCGCGCGCGCGCTTTTATCTGGCTCTGGCGCTGGCCCAGGAAGGGCGAGAAGAAGAGGCAGGCCAGAGACTTCAGGCGCTGTCGGAGGACCTTCCCGCAGATTCGCCCTGGCTTGCAGCAGCGCGCAGTGCAATGGCTGGACTTACACCCGGTGGCGCGCAGCCTGAAGCAGGTCCGCTCAGAGCCAATGCCGAGCAGCAGGCAATGATCGAATCGATGGTTTCAGGACTCGACCAGAGACTGCGCGAGAACCCCGAAGATCCCGAAGGATGGCAGCGTCTGTTGCGTTCGCTTTCGGTGCTGGGCCGCAAGGAGGCTGCGCAGGATGCACTTGATCGCGCAATCGCCGCATTAGGGCCGGATAGCAAAGATGCACAAAGCATTCGCGACTATGCCGAAACGCTGCCGATCTTCGGTGAAGAGTGA
- a CDS encoding ATP-binding protein, producing the protein MPETRTRWRRFCDWCTKARRSLSFRVIAFSSIWAIIALLVIATVISTLFRQVSQRGFDTVLSAHLFNLIASVSASDRGELVGVPNLGDLRFSRPNSGWYWSVEPVSDTLSRPLRSASLTGPVPVPSSDEVPFDDTYQRAYLTTGPADHEIQVLEAEIVLGEGDRIARFRVMGNVSELESEISRFSRRLMSYLGLFGLGMVGINVLAILLALGPLGNIRGALAKIREGQAEKLSGPFPAEIEPLAHETNALIESNRRIIERSRTQVGNLAHSLKTPLAVVTNEARQLGGDRGRLIEGQASAMQNQIDHYLKRARAAAQQGTLAQRTQVNETLNRLLRAFRKISPETHVDQRMPEGAVIFAGEREDFEEICGNLLENAVKWSSGHIRVEVVEAGSTFLLCIEDDGPGIPEEQARQALKRGRRLDESKPGTGLGLAIVADLVEEYKGTIALERSRLGGLRAVVTLPVA; encoded by the coding sequence ATGCCTGAGACGCGCACGCGCTGGCGTCGCTTCTGCGACTGGTGCACAAAGGCACGACGGTCGCTCTCTTTCCGTGTGATCGCCTTCTCGTCAATCTGGGCGATTATCGCGCTTCTGGTCATCGCAACGGTCATTTCAACGCTTTTCCGCCAGGTAAGCCAGCGCGGCTTCGACACCGTCTTGTCGGCGCATCTGTTCAATCTCATCGCTTCGGTGAGCGCCTCGGACCGGGGTGAGTTGGTCGGCGTGCCAAATCTTGGCGATCTGCGTTTCTCGCGACCGAATTCCGGCTGGTACTGGTCCGTGGAACCTGTCAGCGACACACTTTCAAGGCCGTTGCGCTCTGCATCTCTTACCGGTCCTGTTCCCGTTCCTTCCTCAGATGAAGTGCCTTTCGACGATACCTATCAGCGCGCCTATCTGACGACCGGGCCTGCAGATCACGAGATCCAGGTCCTGGAAGCCGAAATCGTGCTGGGTGAGGGGGACCGCATCGCCCGTTTCCGTGTGATGGGCAATGTCAGCGAGCTGGAAAGCGAGATTAGCCGGTTCTCGCGTCGGCTGATGAGTTATCTCGGATTGTTCGGCCTCGGAATGGTCGGCATCAATGTGCTGGCGATCTTGTTGGCGCTCGGCCCTTTGGGCAATATTCGCGGCGCATTGGCGAAGATCCGCGAGGGGCAGGCTGAAAAGCTATCCGGGCCTTTCCCGGCGGAAATCGAGCCTCTTGCACATGAAACGAATGCGCTCATTGAAAGCAATCGCAGGATAATTGAACGCTCACGCACTCAGGTGGGCAACCTCGCGCACTCTCTCAAGACACCCCTCGCAGTGGTGACCAACGAGGCGCGTCAACTTGGTGGTGACCGTGGTCGCCTGATCGAAGGTCAGGCAAGCGCGATGCAAAACCAGATCGACCACTATCTCAAGCGTGCCCGTGCAGCTGCACAACAAGGCACCCTCGCACAGCGCACCCAGGTCAATGAAACGCTCAACCGTCTCCTGCGCGCTTTCAGGAAGATCAGTCCTGAAACCCATGTCGATCAGCGAATGCCGGAAGGAGCGGTGATCTTTGCGGGCGAACGGGAGGATTTCGAAGAAATCTGCGGCAATCTGCTCGAGAATGCTGTCAAATGGTCCAGCGGACACATTCGCGTAGAGGTCGTCGAGGCTGGGAGCACGTTTCTTCTCTGCATCGAGGATGATGGACCCGGGATTCCCGAGGAGCAGGCCCGCCAGGCGCTCAAGCGCGGAAGACGGCTGGACGAAAGCAAGCCGGGAACCGGTCTGGGCCTTGCCATCGTCGCTGATCTGGTGGAGGAGTACAAAGGTACCATCGCTCTTGAGCGCTCCCGATTAGGTGGTCTGCGCGCGGTGGTTACACTTCCGGTTGCATGA
- a CDS encoding response regulator transcription factor gives MRILVVEDDKDLNRQLCDALSDAGYVVDAAHDGEEGHFLGDTEPYDAVVLDVGLPQMDGISILERWRRDDRKMPVLILTARDRWSDKVSGIDAGADDYVTKPFHMEEVLARLRALIRRAAGHASSELFCGPLRVDTKASKADVNGVPLKLTSHEYRMLAYLLHHKGSVVSRTELVEHLYDQDFDRDSNTIEVFVGRLRKKLGVDVIETVRGMGYRMREPDA, from the coding sequence ATGCGCATACTGGTTGTTGAAGACGACAAGGACCTGAACCGGCAGCTTTGCGACGCGCTGTCGGATGCGGGCTATGTGGTGGACGCTGCCCATGATGGCGAAGAGGGGCATTTCCTCGGCGATACCGAACCCTATGATGCCGTTGTGCTTGACGTTGGCCTGCCGCAGATGGATGGCATCTCCATTCTGGAGCGCTGGCGCCGGGACGACCGGAAGATGCCGGTCCTCATTCTTACCGCGCGGGACCGCTGGAGCGACAAGGTATCAGGCATAGATGCCGGCGCCGACGACTACGTCACCAAGCCGTTTCATATGGAAGAAGTTCTGGCGCGCTTGCGCGCATTGATCCGGCGCGCTGCCGGACATGCCTCGTCCGAGCTCTTCTGCGGTCCCTTGCGCGTGGACACCAAGGCCTCCAAGGCAGACGTCAACGGAGTTCCGCTGAAACTGACGTCGCACGAATATCGGATGCTCGCCTATCTTCTGCATCACAAGGGATCGGTGGTGTCCAGAACGGAACTGGTCGAGCATCTTTATGATCAGGATTTCGACCGCGATTCCAATACGATCGAAGTCTTTGTCGGGCGTCTGCGCAAGAAGCTGGGTGTGGACGTGATCGAGACCGTGCGCGGCATGGGCTATCGTATGCGCGAGCCCGATGCCTGA